A single genomic interval of Armigeres subalbatus isolate Guangzhou_Male chromosome 1, GZ_Asu_2, whole genome shotgun sequence harbors:
- the LOC134208109 gene encoding leucine-rich repeat-containing protein 74A-like, with protein sequence MEAETISEQISLQEIVDQNEELAEPVEIISPELFPEDFHQLTICPFRGVSSKSTIADESEEFPEPVDPLKRLEDLEETPLSKRSFAEIYVNECHKYGVTPLQYVCDVFQAVEQNPEELVDVDLNRIGCSNRQVQIILDCLVVTCPERLNILNISHNLLMNVPLTVSLANLLQLSQRIIYLDLSHSALGDSEVASILAEALSNSAVRKLNLSHCHLTDVGGMRLFNALALSFTIEEVDVSWNRLEHLTGVAAGLFLSTNSTIQELNLEGNFLYLEKECIVPFLKELAKNESLRKLNLAWNALRGTLFSAALYKAMTGSRLEVLNLEMNCLRSEEGASLLKAFRKCEILKEVFLGGNFMSEDDIKELIKAFGRNPNMKFLSVGEYQFVNKVAGRLSKRFMTRDPTKTIKFQGVILFNPPRPVDVPEMLLERCRFLGFKPKKKKRKRDLGHFMLQLQQLENPLLERDDFVMLVKKFRIKLDKSLLGSLMDAFAERKQVDCAAMALKYLGKYPTDPPPVKPKKGKRKKKAKAK encoded by the exons atggaagcCGAAACAATATCTGAACAAATCTCTCTGCAAGAGATTGTTGATCAAAATGAAGAATTAGCTGAACCAGTAGAAATCATATCTCCAGAACTATTTCCGGAAGATTTCCATCAGCTTACAATTTGCCCTTTTCGAGGAGTAAGCTCCAAATCGACAATTGCAGAtgaatcggaagaatttccggaaccTGTAGATCCCTTAAAACGTTTGGAAGATCTTGAAGAGACACCCTTATCTAAGCGTTCATTCGCAGAAATCTACGTGAATGAATGCCACAAGTATGGCGTTACTCCGTTGCAGTACGTATGCGACGTGTTCCAAGCAGTTGAACAGAATCCGGAAGAACTGGTTGATGTTGACCTGAAT CGCATTGGATGCAGCAACCGCCAAGTCCAGATCATCTTGGACTGTTTAGTGGTGACATGCCCGGAGCGACTCAACATCCTCAACATAAGCCACAACCTTCTAATGAACGTTCCATTGACCGTCAGCTTGGCGAATCTTTTGCAGCTCTCACAGAGGATCATTTATTTGGACCTGTCGCATTCCGCACTAGGTGACTCCGAAGTGGCCTCAATTTTGGCAGAAGCGCTGTCCAATTCGGCCGTACGGAAACTGAATTTGTCGCATTGTCATTTAACCGACGTAGGCGGAATGCGACTGTTTAATGCGTTGGCCCTGTCGTTTACTATCGAAGAGGTCGATGTCAGTTGGaacagattggaacacctaacAGGAGTGGCGGCAGGGTTATTTCTAAGCACGAACTCTACAATTCAAGAGCTGAACTTGGAAGGAAACTTCCTTTATCTGGAGAAAGAGTGCATCGTTCCTTTCTTGAAAGAGCTTGCAAAGAATGAGTCACTCCGGAAGCTAAATTTGGCATGGAACGCTCTACGTGGAACTCTGTTTAGTGCAGCATTATACAAAGCAATGACGGGCAGTCGATTGGAAGTTCTGAACTTGGAGATGAACTGTCTGCGTTCGGAGGAGGGTGCATCCTTATTGAAAGCGTTTAGAAAATGCGAGATCTTGAAGGAAGTCTTCCTTGGTGGGAACTTCATGAGTGAAGATGACATCAAAGAACTAATTAAAGCTTTTGGGCGAAACCCAAACATGAAGTTTCTATCAGTGGGAGAGTATCAATTTGTTAACAAAGTGGCTGGACGA CTTTCAAAACGCTTCATGACTAGGGATCCCACAAAAACCATAAAGTTCCAAGGTGTCATCTTATTCAATCCACCCCGCCCGGTGGACGTGCCGGAGATGCTGCTGGAGCGATGCCGATTTCTGGGTTTCAAAcctaagaagaagaaaaggaaacGTGACCTGGGTCACTTCATGCTACAACTGCAGCAGCTTGAAAATCCTCTCCTGGAAAGGGATGATTTTGTCATGTTGGTCAAAAAGTTTCGCATCAAGTTGGACAAGAGCTTGCTCGGATCCCTGATGGACGCCTTTGCGGAGCGGAAACAGGTTGACTGCGCGGCCATGGCATTGAAATATCTGGGTAAATACCCCACCGATCCGCCCCCGGTGAAGCCGAAgaaaggaaagagaaagaagaaagcgaAGGCAAAATGA